A region from the Vicia villosa cultivar HV-30 ecotype Madison, WI linkage group LG3, Vvil1.0, whole genome shotgun sequence genome encodes:
- the LOC131657806 gene encoding putative ABC transporter C family member 15, producing MTYREGGRQREVESEGKKGCKQLICTTSNLCNVENKMISVERILQFSNIPSEAPLIVQDNRPEPEWPKEGKIEFHNLHIQYEHAAPMVLKGVTCVFPGQKKIGIVGRTGSGKSTLVQALFRVVEPLEGCILIDGVDISKIGLQDLRSKLGIIPQDPTLFLGTVRTNLDPLEQHTDQELWEVLRKCHLAEIVQQDPRLLDAPGI from the exons ATGACATATAGGGAGGGAGGGAGACAGAGAGAGGTAGAGAGTGAAGGTAAAAAAGGATGCAAGCAATTAATATGTACAACAAGTAACCTATGCAATGTCGAGAACAAAATGATATCCGTCGAGAGAATATTACAGTTCTCTAATATACCAAGTGAAGCGCCATTAATCGTTCAAGATAATAGGCCCGAACCAGAGTGGCCTAAGGAAGGAAAAATTGAATTCCATAACCTTCATATACAATATGAACATGCTGCTCCTATGGTTCTCAAAGGTGTCACTTGCGTATTCCCCGGACAGAAGAAAATTGGAATAGTAGGCAGGACGGGAAGTGGAAAATCTACTCTCGTGCAAGCCCTCTTTCGAGTTGTTGAACCTTTGGAAGGATGCATACTTATTGATGGTGTAGATATTTCCAAGATTGGTCTGCAAGATTTAAGATCTAAGCTTGGTATTATTCCTCAGGATCCAACCTTGTTTTTAGGTACCGTAAGGACTAACTTGGATCCCTTGGAACAACATACCGATCAAGAACTTTGGGAG gTTCTCAGAAAGTGCCATCTTGCTGAAATAGTACAGCAAGATCCAAGACTTCTTGATGCACCAGGTATATAA